The window TGTGCTGAGCGAGAGAGCGCTTTTCTGCTGTCTTCAAGTGATATCGGAAATTTCCTGTCTCCCTCTTGTGAAGTCATGATTATGAGCATGATGCATTCTTTTGCTAAAAATAGTGAAAAGTACTGATCAACATCCCACCCCTTCTGTGACCCATGGTTTGTCTGTATTTGTATTCCGAGCcagtgagcaatggactttcaaaatgataataatcataaaaaactgctttaacttttgacgctctagcggttaataaacagaactgcttgcgtcttgcggaagaacatcgtagccggaactacttctctctgtttatgtctatgaagaatcacaaaggtactgggttactccgccgcggtacccccgaagcaatctaaaatagtccgaatataaacacttattataggtgcaccctagtgattcaggaccagctaaaaacacggtttggttCCACGATTTTGAAACAAAGTttcggaccgcagctctgattggttgtttcttaacgggagcgatgtattttctgcaaatggcaataggaccactggaaaggagccagaggagcttgatttttttcacagattatctgtctcatattctactgtcaggacataatgacaggtttaacaaatatgtaaaataatatatttttacaaaagttacctactgcagctttaagtgttaACCTGCCCAGTCcttgtataaatataatgtagtttTGTATTATGCTAAAACATTGATTAATGTTTCCAGAGATTTAAATTCTGACTAGAttcttaaaatacaattttttttcactagcataatttgaaatgttctttagcaacttgttttatctgaaagttatgtttttttgtaATGCACGTATCTGGATTATTCAACAATGTAATGACTTGTTTGCTGATTTTCAGCTAAAACTGGCACACCTGGGTCTGGTCAAGTGCTTCCCCAGACCTCTGAGCAACAAAAAAGTGTGAGCGCAACAAGTCCCAGCCATCGGCGGATACTTTGCTTTGACATCACACCTGAAGTCACTGAAGCCGGCCAGAATTCTTTACAGACAAGCACACTCACATCCTCTGCGGTTACTTCCTCTCCAGCTCAGCAGGTTCAGGAAGAAGCTACACACACTGAACCGAAACAGCCTTTAGTTTCTGATACCCGCAAAAGAAGAATAGAAACCGTTAGGTTGCCAGAATTAAATCCCAAAGCGGGTATAAAGAACTCTGAAAAAGTCACCATATTTCATCAACAAAAAGAAGCCCCAAAAAGCAAAGTAACTGAAAGGGGACCAAATCCAATTGTATTATCAAATGCCAAGTCTTCCAACAAAACTGCCATTGAGCTAGAGGCTCTCATTAGATCAGAATCACCCAAAAAATCACAAGCATCACAGAAGGAAGATGGCAGAGTGGTTTCAAAATCATCTGCTCCAGGGATAAAGCAGAAGCCATCAGGCAACACAAAGGACAACAACAAAGAAGAATCTCATGAAAAGAAGCAGTTAAAACCAGCAGAAACATCCTCGGAAAATAATTCCTTACAGAACTCTCCAGGCATCActgcaaataaagaaaatgagCTGGGGAGCTGTCAGACACCTGTCCACCCCACTGAGGATCTCACACCTTTTACGGAAAAATCTACAGCACCAGAATCAAGCAGCTCCAGTAAAACCTTATCCAAGACAAGCCCTCTACCTAAACAGGCTGTTGAGATGCTGCAGGACATACAAGGCCAGGCTCCCGCAGCCACTCCACCGAAGAGACCGGTGGCCGGATGTCCAGATCTCCCGCTCCCGAGAACTCCTGGACCAGGACGTGCACAGGAGGAGCTGACGGATGGATTGAGAACCCCGTCCCGACAAAGGCTCAGGAGGGAGGGTGAAAGCACACCGAGGCATCTTCCCCCTCCCGCCACACCTGACATCCCCTCCTGCAGTCCTGCCAGCGAGGCGGGGAGTGAGAACAGCATCAACATGGCCGCCCACACTCTCATGATCCTGTCACGCGCCGCCAGGACAGGAGGTCCTCTGAAAGACAGCTTGCGTCAAGAGGAGGCCAGTGCTGGGAAATCTGCCATCCCCAAAGGAAAGAAGCGAAAGCAAATTGAATCGAGCCCTCCTGCAAAGAAAGAGTTACAGCTTTCCAGCTCCTCAAGCAGTCAAAAGAAATCAAAGGTGAGCTGATATTTTATTggttatttgtaaaaatatatcagGGGTCGACATTAAGTGTTCTATCAGGTATTATTTTTATCagcatatttttgatatttgccttaaattgattgctgttacacAGATAATATTTTCCTAAACTTCTTAAATGTTCATGTCTCTATTTGCGTTGAATTCTTACATGTGATCAATAATTGTTAGAATAATAAGACTATGATTGTTActattcaaatgaaatcagtatcaacaaactccatctgtccAAATGCATAAGTAATGTTATTAGAttcatgttttacttttttgacatacaaatatgaaatgatgaaaacatgcaatgatacttttaaatatgaaatcaaaCCACCAGTAGATGGTGTCAAGTCACTTTCTTAATGAGGGAATCtttgattcaaccgattcattaaaatggctgattcattcaataaattaaGCATGTAACCGTTTTTataaatggctcactgaatcattgactcatttaaaaattaatagttTAGTAACAAAAGATTTGTGTGTTGCTCGCAGATGTGCGactgttctgctgtggctttgcttAGAACTATTTTTGTTAGCGAAATGGAGCAAAAATGATACATAatgtataaaatttatatatatatatatatatattcctatttCCTATTATATATAACTTCCTATTTCTTGTTTATGAAGTAGTGATTACGAGCTTGTTGCATTCCtttctgttaaaaatataaaatgctaatacttaaaatatctaaataatttgatcgggagcatcccctcctgtgatccatgatttgtctgtatgtttaTTGACAGCAATGGACTTTAGATAAACTATGTTAATGTGCGATAAAATAATTTATGCGATGATAatgcgttaacttgcccagccctaattttTAGTTGTAAAACTACTCCGTATGAATACTTTTCAGTACTAAATCAGTTAATATATAATGCTAAAATCTAAATCAAGTCACTATTGGCTGAATGCAATTTCCACCAAAAAAGCATCTCAGACCAGTTATTTATTCCATTTCTATACCTATACCATTCAATTAATATGTGTCTTGCCTAGACAAAAGGCAGTAAGCCGTGAGTCAGCTCATGGCAGTCCAGCCAATCGGAGAAGTTGGACTCATTTTTGTCTATTTGTGTACTTCATCATGCATCATCTGATATGTTAACGTTGCTCGGCTgaattcctttttatttttcagaaacccAAGAAGCTGCTGGACTCCTTTCCTGAAGACTTGGACGTTGATAAATTCCTGTCATCCCTGCACTATGACGAGTAGTGACGCGGAGGACGAGCCGTGCTGCTGGCCACCATTTCAGGGACATAACAAGCCATGTGTGCTACTGAGAGCGATAAAACCAGTCTATTCAGTAGTACCCATTCTGAATAGCTGCTTTCTGGTTTACCTCCAGGATGTGAGATATTGTACATAGACACCATATTAGCCTAATAATCATATTCATACATTTAAGATGCTCATATGAAGGTTTCATTTGCAAAAACGGCTAACCCCATTTTTAACAATTctcaaaaattgtgttttttcaaTGCGTGttccaattaatctcaatcaaactgcatttgtgttattttgactaggttaaaaaaataacttaaagacaatctaacaataaaaacatgattttaaaaactttgtttttgcaaataaactctttgTATACAGGCCCAAACTAATTAAGCACTCTTCAAAGCaaacaagaaaataatttaaGACTAAACTGTTATTTTTGACTGTATTTGTGGAAGAGTGTCAGTTGAGCTGCTCCATTTCAACCAGCTGTTATTTAGTTTGTTGTCTTTTATATCTTCCATCAACTGCACCATGTGACTACATTTCTGTAAACATTTTCAAGAGAGATGATTTCCTTTGTACCGCCTCTAGGTGGTATTCTTCCTTTACACTATGGAAGGAGAAGTTGAACGTTATTGTTTTCTGTCCTTTAGATGGTTAATTGTatgatgtattttaataaatcactATTTGATTGAATATTGTATGTCCAGCTGTGGCGTATTCATATGGAGCAGCCCTTCAGCAGTTGAATGCTCGGCTTGACTGAACACCTAGATCTCATTTTTCTTTAACGATACATTTCCTTTGATCATAATAtgtattgagcagcaaatcagcctattagaatgatttctgaaggatcgtgtgacactaaagactgaagtgataattgaaaatacaaaagttattttttaaaagtgcaataatgtttttactgtatttttaattaaatacataattggTGAGCACAAATAGATTTTCTAATATACTGTTACTCAACAGGATTTGGTAAACCAAGAGATTGCACTTATATTGTGGCTTGTGAGGTAAAATGAGGTCACTGGAAAATGAAATGAGGGCAAGCAAGGTCTTGTAAGTGCTGGAGGCAACAATAAATCATTTTCCCAGCTGTTTAACATTCTCTGTAATCATATGCGCTCTGTTATTTTGATAGCTAGCTAATCCAAACTATTTAGGTCAACAAGTCATATCAGAGACGCCATGTCTTAGTGCTTTTTCTTCAGTTGTCCTTCTTGCCCCTTTTTTCTCATGATTTTCAGGCCAGCAGCTCTGCATCCacagcatcatttatttttttaaaagcattataaTTCAGTCATGATATGAAGATATTGAGTATATGTCAGAAATTTGagaacatttattcattcactgaCGATTCTGTAACCACGTGAAAGATTCCAATCTCTTGATACTGTATAACTAaacttatttaacatttaatatgagTCAATCACAATTGCTTTTTGTGAACAGATCTTCACATTTTCAACTGTTAGCAGCCAAACTAAGCATTTGTGTTCATAATGTGAAAGATGAATGCCTTTGATCTGCAGAAGAGATGAACATGCCgtttagaaaaaacaaaacaaaaatcatgcatgtacAGTTATTCCAGGGAAAATTATTTTACAGAGAACACTAGTAGAAAATTATTCAGTCCATTACCACTGAGTTCAAAAGCTACATCTACTTTCCCAACAATTCTAGGCCAATCCCTATGAGTTTTACTTGGAAAACCACAATCCATCACACTTATTTTCccatcataaataataaaaaaaaggaatgttctctataaatgaataaaatgagttATCGGATAAACTTTTTCTGGAAGAAAAGCATTACATTTAGgcatttttaaacaatatgatCTTTAGATaatgattttagaaaaaataaagatgttacctgaaatatatgaaaaaaatatgtatttccaTATTCAATGACATGAACAGCTGCATCTATTTGTTTCACTGTATCTGGAAATCCAAATTCATAGATGGAGCTAAAATAGCCCTTTGACTCcattttttgaaaaacaatatttatgacCTAGTAGAAGAGTAAATATTTACACTATTCAATAgctttaggatttttaaaaatgtttcttatggtcaccaaggttgcatttatttgataaaaaaaaaagaagtgaaatattacattttaatatttttctatttcaatgcattctaaaatgtaatttattcctgtgatggaaaaactGAATTTCCAGCTTCCATTGCTCTTCAGTGTctaatgatccttcagaaatccttctaatatctTGATTTTGTGCTGAAGAAACATGATCATTATCATTCCCGAGAGTAGAgacgctgcttaatatttttgtggaaaccatgatacattttttccaggattctttatttcaaaagaacaatttatttgagatcttttgtaacattatgaatgaatttACAGTAActtgctgaataaatatattaaaggtaGGGTAGGCAATGTTCTACAGAAAtattatgtgtaatatttttatagaGCCAAACTCAAGGAGTTCTCCACCTCTTTACGAGGTCAGGGCTATATCTAGTAATCCTGCAGGATTCATAGGAGCCACATATTACAAAAGACATGTTGAAACCGGAgagatttaatgagaggaataacaaacaaacaaaatcccGAGGCTTTTCTCAGTTGATTGCAGTATAACACACACTTGAGGTATAATCCATTTATTAAAGGAATATCCTACTGATATAAATCTGGATGGAAACATTGTAGATATGGATATTCTCTGCCAGACCTGTATGTGATGGTGCTTCTCTTCCATTTGGGCCGTGCAGGATAAAAGCTGAAGTTCTCCTCATCAGGTACTCCACATCTTTCCTCTCTCAGATCCAGAAGATCCAGACTTTTCCGCAGCACTGCTCTGATCTTCTCCTTCATTGAAGACCACACATCTTCAGTTGATAGAATCGCTGCAGATATTCCTGTCAAACAGTAATCtgctttattgtattatatttaagtatttatgaaAAGTTTatccttatttttattattatttatactctttATAAGTAATTGTagccatttattaaattatttacttgatttataacaataaattaataataaggtGGTCCATCATTCTGTAATCAATCTATCAAGAACAAATTATATACGATTTATGATTTATGTTCCTCTTATGTTTGTTTTAACAATACTTTAAAATTAtggattattttactttaatagtttttacaaatgaatattttacttttactgtATAAAGTTTACCGCTATTAAGTATTATGCATggaaattatttgaaatgaagTTACAATATGATCCAAATAATTATAagtatttacataataatatatttttaatgtttttattttcacacaatgtgaaaattatttttatttttttattttatttacaacaataataataacttttattctattattattattattaaggatttgtttgttttacaaaccAAATATTGAAATGGGGGTAACTGTAATacaaatcaaactttgatgcgATCTGTCCAATAGAAATCAAAGATTATCTGTGCAATAAAATATGTTGGATATGTAGCCTTGCCTTGAGAAACACATAATGACAGACAAACCTCAGCTTGATGGATATCCTCTGGGCTCTGAAGACTCACATCCAACACAAAAAGATCCAAGGTCACAACCTGCTCATTTTGACAATGGCAAATTTATCTTCTACTTTTTATGTCGTCTGGGTCTTATACAACTCATGCATACCTTTAAGACAGTAAGAAATCACAAGGGACCCAGGCCCTCAAAACAAGAATTTATCGTCAGGCATTTAGTGGCTTTTGTCGTCCACAAAATGAGAACACGTCTAGTTTCGCATCAGGAGTCTTAGTGGGTGAAGAGGCTTATGATTGTGTCATGATTTGTTGGAAAACGATTTAAGATTTTGTTCATTTGgtatattctgaaatattcttTTTGCATGAAAAGGATTTCCAGAAGtacttttattacttattttattacagtcatgaacacacacaccgaTTAGTGCATATCCAGGCTAAATACTTCGGTTTACCTCAGTCATGCAACTGCAGAACTGAATGGCTAAcacgttttttttctttagaagtAATGATACAGTCATAAATTTGAATTGAAACCACATTCTGACTTTTTAGAtacatttgcatttcaaatatGTTCCAAAGACATTAAACAGTAGATGCATTCACCACATAAAACACAAGCTCACCATGCTGAAAAATACAGTTCAGTACAACATAACTAATGCCATCTTTGCAGCCACTTTTGCTGCATGATtcacctttaaaatataattggaTTTAGGAACTATTAGTCTAACGAATGTCCATTAACATCCAAGCCAGGAAGTTGTCTTATCTGCACCAATAATTTCCTTTTGTTTGACGTCATATTCATACACATCGGAGCCAACAAAGAAATGAAGAGAACCTGAAAAAAATTAGAGTGACGGATGAAAGTTATgtgaatgaaaatacattttagttaaattatagaCCAATTGCAATCAGACTGGTACCTACCATCTTTATAAATTGCTGCACTTAGGGGTCCATTTATTTCTGGGAAGTCATCAGAAATGTTACGTGGGCTGGAGTCACTCATTGTCTTGTTGTGTTCATTATAcctatgagaagaaaaaaaaaaacatttgcagtgTCATTCATTGAGACCGATATTAGTGATATTAAGACTGCTCTTGCATCTTTATAGTTCACCTCCAGTACTGGTGTTGGGTGAAGAACAGGGTGTGTACAGTTTTGTGAATGTGGACTGCAGCATCTATCTGCTGTACCCATGATGGGAACCCCAGGCTGCTGATGTTTTTCGCTCTGCCTTTTACCTGGGATCCTTTCACAGTCCAGAAATTTGTCCCTGCATTGAATGTAGAACAGAAAATGGGTTTTATTCTACACATTGAAGGCAATTCAGGACTACATGATGTCAAACCTGTTCCTTACCGTTGAACAGAAATGCTGCTGAGCGCTGGGGAACCCAGTAAGCAGCGTCGATCCGACAATCAATTTTTGGCATGAAATTGCTGATCGGACCTTCCTTTATATCATTTTGATTATTGTGTTTGATCCACAAGTATCTGCAATGGGACAAATAGAGTTACATTTGATAACCTTATATGATAAAAATTACGCATGTGATATAAGCAAGTAAATATTGCCATTGTCAttgataaattgataaataaaatataaatgcataattgcAAGAAATAGTCATAACAGAGAGAAAcaattgcaattgtgagaaagATGCAATTACGAAGTATGAAATCAGAGTTTTGATTTAAATACTCATGTTTTACAAGTTCCTATTATGTTCTCTTCTTTTTATTACTTTCTAATGGATTGTAAGTGGCAGCTAACACTCTATGTGATCAACTCACTTGTCCCTGAAGAAGAAAATGGCTTCTCCAACAGTAGTCACAGCATCAAAAGTCAGATTGGAATTACATGTGTCCTTGAATGACGCGGGGAAATATGAACCACTGTACCAGGGGCTGCTGGGATAGCTCCAGCTAAATCTTGCAGATGGATAGGGCCTTTTGTCCCTTGGCCCTGTTggacagaaacaaacacagacatgtGATCTCTCATATAAATGTGGAAACTGAACACTGCCCCTGTTCCCACAATATCACCATTTCACAGTTATAGATTGTGAAACATGATTTGTATTACCGTAGAGTGTGTTTATGTTCATGATATCTTCACTGGAGAGCAGGTTTtgtgtttttctatttttgtacGTCGGATACATCACTGAATCTGGGTTTTGCGAGTGCTTCAGACCAAGTGCATGACCAAACTCATGTGCAGCTACCACATACAGGTTAAACCCTGAAGAAAAACAGTGAGAAAACAAGTCAACCATTTTCTTTTTAGTACTAAGTGTAGTCCTATATTATTTGAGTATGTCTTATTTAAGTAACCTTTGAACCCAGCCGTCCATGCTTCAGCTTCATCAAAATGAACGTCCCCACCGATGCCTTCCCCTGGGCCAAAAGCATGGGCCAGTGTGCCATCCGGACCATCGAAAGGGAAGGAGTCACCATGTTCTAGGAGTTCATTGcagaataattgaacatcatCTTCGAAGGTGAAAGAGCATGTAAGTGGATGCTAACTTACCGTTTCCAACAAACTCCACCATGATGTCCGCCTGGTGTGAATATGACCTCTGGAAGGTGAGAGGGCTGGCCTTTGCCCATGCATCTAGAGCCAACGCGAACAGATCATCCACTGTATTCACTGGTAAGTCACTGGTGTATCTCCCTACACTGTAAGAGTGTACGCCTTTCATTACCAAACATGCTGGAGCGTTACCGTCCAGATTAGGAGCATTTTATATAACGTACAATATAAATATGGTATTTACCTGTaagtgatgatgtttttcttccacCTGTTTCCACGTCTGTGACTATAATCCTCCACATCTGAGACGCCACATCTAGGAGCCGTCATGACAGCGAGGGTGTCTGGGTTCAGGGTTCCCGTCCTGTTCAGCCCAAAAAAGCTCTGCATGTCTTTCAGTTTGGAAGAGAAAGAGGGACGACTCCTCCTCCTGCGGCCTTTAGGATCTGCTTGGAAACTGTAGAATTTCTGCAGGTATTTCTACAAGAACATGTGCAGGATACACCACAGTCAACATGAACAtcaaatatcattatatttccaCCCACTTCCTGTGTTTCATCCACTTGATAAGCTTTACTTTATCATCAATATGCTTTTAGGTTCAAAGGAAAATAAGCTGCATTTTCATTatattatgcaaatgtatttttttatttgtatttatttttttacatgtaaaactGCAAACATTCACATTAGGTATGAACAAATAGACTGTTATTTGTACATTTGTTCATGTATGTAAAGACCGAATAGatagaaataaacagaaatagaaaATACACTTCAATTGTTTCGAACGAAAAATTTTATATTGAGAATGGAATATCATCAATGAGAACACAATATCtctattacagtatttttctcttatatatatatatatatatatatatatatatatatatatatatatatatatatatatgtacacacacacacacacacacaatgtcttaacaaagaaaaaataaataaattgcaagtATTACCTCCTTGAAAAAGGTACAAATGAGTGACTTACTGTCGCCACGGACAGGTCATTCTGAGCAGGTCTTGTCGGATGCACTGGTCCATCATCTTCCAGTGGTAAAGGTGCTGGATGATACTGACCAAAAAGGCCAAAGGCACAAACCAGACAGAGTAAAACCTGCATCTCCCCTTGGCAGACCACAGAAGCTTCTGAAAATGGCCAGTCCAAGGAGACTTTGAAAGTCTTAGCTGATGGGAATGCCTTTTAACGTATTATTATGACTCAGACAGTGCCAAGACCAGGAAAACCTCAAGCTTAGGGAGTGGTTTGCTCTGGTCACAAGAAAAGAGGGATCCTGTGTAAGATGTGTCAAATTATATGCATCAAAGGCATTTACCTCAAAAAGCAATTCCTAGATTTCACATGGGACTGTCTGAGTGGCATCTAGCATATTTCCTACAGTATTTCATACCCAATGAAATGCCTCTTCCATTAGGGATACCCGTGTGGTGGAGAGAATAGAATTAGACTTTTAAAGAAAGCattcccctccccctcccccctcCATCCTCAAATAGCTCTAATGTAAGCAATGTTTTGCACTGTGGAGTGTTGTATCTGGTGATCTGCAGCATTTATAAATGAATGCACCGTTGTTTGTTTTCCTTGCCTTTCCTTGAGAATTTGGCAGAATACTGCAAGTCTAGTTGTGAAAATATTGTTATGAAAGAGTTTTTTAGGAAAATCTGTAGATTCAATAGtttatgaacaataataatacaatcccTACTATTTTAAAGATTGAAGTTTTAGCCTTTTGCAAATGCTCTTAAACAGAGGGAAAATTGCTTCATTAGTACTGTTAATTGCAATAATGTTATACATCATCACTGGCATTTTATTGCTTGCACAGTTTTGAGACCAATTAGTGAGTCCActgtattcattaatattttagtattaattattattattttttaataggataaattgtaatattattggtTCCATCTCATTGCTTTTGTACATTgtaatggactttttttttcttagcagaATTTTTAATTACACAGTTAAGAATATAAAACATAACTTAAACCCAAAATTCGATATTTAATGTCCATCAGTAACAATGTACAGTCTGTCAGTTATTACAGCAAAATTACATTTGCGATGAGGATCAACTGTATATTACGGAAGTCTGTTTctacaacagaataaaaaaatataaagaacacataataaagaataaaaagtcaCAGTCACTAGTccccagtattttttttattctggtgCAGAACAGGCGttcataatatattatatcttaCATATAGTGATATATGCAGGTATTAGTAATGTTTCCATAGTTATAAGCTTACATTTTCTATCAATTTCTAATTTGTTTTATGAGAACATGACCATGTCTCGACTATCGACAGTGTTGGATTCCAGTAAAGCAGACTTAGCATAAAACCctctataaatactttttggtGTATAGTGCTAAAACGGGTAACGTGAATGAGTAGGAGGACAGTATTTAAAGAAACATGTAATTGTAAGTTACATGTTTAAAAGACATGTTTAAAACAGATATAATTGTGGCCCCACTGCCTTTCTGCCATAAAATGCTAAAGTGGCTAATTGTAAAATTGTTTGCGGTGAGGagaatagataaaataaaattcctTGTACAATTGGGCTCCGCTTGTAGCACATAAAATACAACATTAGCAGACTCCAGACAAACAAGTGACTGTCTAACAGGGTGGAAAGCTTTTTCTTTCTCACGTTCATCAAACATACAggccgaaaaaaaaaaggaaaaagaaaaaacacgtCCTGAAACATGCAACAGTATTTCCCTTCTTGGACACATTGAACCTCACATGGCTGCCAAGAGCCCTGCCAGGGTGCCTTAGAGCAAGAAGGAAATAGCCAATTCAATTTCAACAGAAAGTTCTGCTTTTCCAAGATATCACAAGCTTCATGTTTGAACAGATCTAATGCTTAAATTATCATTCATCGCTGGAAATGCAACCTCTTTAGATTGAGCCGATAGGAGCATTCACAGCGACACTGCTAGTTCACATACCGGATTGAAAGGTTTAATTAGCAAATATGTAGCACATATACATCTTTAACAGCTCGCTTCATATGTTTCTATGGCATCTCTTGTTTTCTGCATTGGTTTCATAATGCACAGCCGAAAGCCAATGATCCACAGATTGCACCGCATTCCTTATTTTTCCTTCAAATGACTTCCATTGCACAACTCGCAACCACTCACACTTGCAAAAGATGACCCTGGTTATCATTGAGGCAATCATATGGTTAATTCTGTTGAACAGAAAATGCATTGTTTAGGATTCAGAAAAACCGCTAGGAGATCTAATATGTGGAGGGGTGAGGAGGACATAGGATGAGGATGTTTGCTAAAAATGAGGGTTATTTTGCCTTAATCCTTCAGTGACAAATGATTG is drawn from Carassius auratus strain Wakin unplaced genomic scaffold, ASM336829v1 scaf_tig00001874, whole genome shotgun sequence and contains these coding sequences:
- the LOC113069623 gene encoding matrilysin-like; translated protein: MQVLLCLVCAFGLFGQYHPAPLPLEDDGPVHPTRPAQNDLSVATKYLQKFYSFQADPKGRRRRSRPSFSSKLKDMQSFFGLNRTGTLNPDTLAVMTAPRCGVSDVEDYSHRRGNRWKKNIITYSVGRYTSDLPVNTVDDLFALALDAWAKASPLTFQRSYSHQADIMVEFVGNEHGDSFPFDGPDGTLAHAFGPGEGIGGDVHFDEAEAWTAGFKGFNLYVVAAHEFGHALGLKHSQNPDSVMYPTYKNRKTQNLLSSEDIMNINTLYGPRDKRPYPSARFSWSYPSSPWYSGSYFPASFKDTCNSNLTFDAVTTVGEAIFFFRDKYLWIKHNNQNDIKEGPISNFMPKIDCRIDAAYWVPQRSAAFLFNGTNFWTVKGSQVKGRAKNISSLGFPSWVQQIDAAVHIHKTVHTLFFTQHQYWRYNEHNKTMSDSSPRNISDDFPEINGPLSAAIYKDGSLHFFVGSDVYEYDVKQKEIIGADKTTSWLGC